The DNA region GTATTCGATCGTGGCCGCGGCCTCGATCTGCCGCGCCAGGGCGCCAAGCCCCGTGCCAAGAATGATGCCGGCGTGAGGGCGCTCCGGCCAACGACGTTGGATTTCCGCGACAGCGGCCTGCACTTGATCGAAGAGATGCAACACTCTCGCACTTTCAAGAAAGGAGATTGAAGTCGACGACGCGTCGCTATTCGCCTCGGCCAAGCATGGCGCGGTTGAGCGGATCGGCGATCGTCATGCCGCCGTCGACGACGAGAGTCTGGCCGGTGATGAGTTGCGAACCTGCGATCAAACTTAGGATCGCCGCCGAGACATCCTCCGGCGTGCAAACGGCGCGGAGCGGGTTGGTGTTTTCGCAACGCTGCTTAATCGCCTCATAGGCCCGGCCCAGCCCTTGCTCCAACCAGCGTCCGGCAATGAAGCCCGGCGCCACGGCGTTGATGCGAATCTTGGGCGCGAGCGCACGCGCGAGCGAAATCGTCATGTTGATGAGCGCCGCTTTGGACGCGGCATATGGTACGGAACTACCGGTTCCAGCGATACCGGCGATGCTGGCCACGTTCACGACGCAGCCGTTCGGCGAGCTTTGCAGCCAAGGCTGCGCCGCGCGAATGCATTGGAACGGGCCCTTGAGATTGACCGAGAGGATGCGATCCCAATCGGCGTCGGTGACGCGTTCGAGATCGGCGTGCGTGACGAACGTCGTCGTGCCGGCGCTGTTGACCAGGATGTCGAGACGTCCGAACGTCTCCGCGGCGACGGCGATCATCGCGCGGCACGCGGCGTCATCGGCCACGTCGGCGGCGAAAGCGATTGCTCGGACGCCATGCGATTGGGCCGCAGCGACGACTTCCTCGGCTGCCTCGCGCGAGCGCTGATAGTTCACCAACACGTCGCAGCCGCGTCGCGCCAGATCCAACGCCGTCGCGGCGCCGACGCCACTGCTGGCGCCGGTGACGACGGCGGCCTGTCCTCTCAAATCCATGCTGTCTCCCTCGTAAGTCCAAGCGAGAGGCCATCGTAGAAGCGGATTTTTTCCCGTACAAGTGCCGTGGACGCGGACGCTACTCCGGCTCGCGCACGACAGCGAACGTCAGTCGCCAAATCCCGAGCGCGGCGCACGACTTGAGGATCGGCTCGACGTGTCGGTACGGCACGCGGCGATCGGCCCGAATCCGGACTTCCAGGTCGCCAGAACTTTTTGCTTGCTCCGCCTTGAGCTCCGTGGTGAGTTGCGCGGCTTCGATTGCCCGTGCGCCGAGCGACAGTTGTCCGTTGGGCAGCACTTGTAGGACCACGCGGCGCGAAGCGGGTGCTGGCGATTGACGCTCGCCGGTGGTCGCGGCCGGCAAATCGAGCTGCAATTGGACTTCCTGGCGGGCGAGGTGGCTCGAAAGCAGGAAGAAAATGATCAGATTGAAGACCACGTCGATCATGGGCGTCATGTCGAATCCCAGGCTCCGGCGGTGCTGGCTTATCGGAATTCGCATGAATAAAATGCTAGAAATGGTATGCGTAATGGCGCGGCAGTTGCGGCCAAGCTAGGCAAGCAAAAAAGCCAGCAAATGGCGCGAACTCCCCCTAACGGGCCACGGGGCGATGCCCTCAAAGGTGTACGGAATGCCTATAAACCGTTGCAGGGACAGAAGTTTTCGCCAGGAAAGAGCGCCAAGATGCTTCAATTTGCCGATGCTGAGCGATATAGTAGTACCTGAGTTGACCCGCTGCCCAGTCCTTTTCCCTTATCACGCGGTCTCGTTTTTGCCGCCCTGTTAGTCCGGCGTGTTGAACGAACGCGGCGAAGCAGGTCCTGGGTCCCGAAGGCATCGTGAGATGGCTCGATTCGAGAGCAAATCGAAGGTCCCCGCTAGCAAGTTCCTGGAACTTGCTGGGAAGAGCAATCTCGCCCCGGCTGAAGCGCTCAAGCAAGCTGTCGAAGAATTCAAGGCCCTCAACTCGGGTCAACTTCCCGAAGACGCCGGCGAAATTGGCGGCTTCCTGATCGACCG from Planctomycetia bacterium includes:
- a CDS encoding glucose 1-dehydrogenase; amino-acid sequence: MDLRGQAAVVTGASSGVGAATALDLARRGCDVLVNYQRSREAAEEVVAAAQSHGVRAIAFAADVADDAACRAMIAVAAETFGRLDILVNSAGTTTFVTHADLERVTDADWDRILSVNLKGPFQCIRAAQPWLQSSPNGCVVNVASIAGIAGTGSSVPYAASKAALINMTISLARALAPKIRINAVAPGFIAGRWLEQGLGRAYEAIKQRCENTNPLRAVCTPEDVSAAILSLIAGSQLITGQTLVVDGGMTIADPLNRAMLGRGE
- a CDS encoding biopolymer transporter ExbD, with protein sequence MRIPISQHRRSLGFDMTPMIDVVFNLIIFFLLSSHLARQEVQLQLDLPAATTGERQSPAPASRRVVLQVLPNGQLSLGARAIEAAQLTTELKAEQAKSSGDLEVRIRADRRVPYRHVEPILKSCAALGIWRLTFAVVREPE